In Paraburkholderia caribensis, a single window of DNA contains:
- a CDS encoding SCO family protein: MSTQNPRSQQTGQRRAHGEQNKVPGQPNGTGSWQRGRWMLLLIALVCAAPVIGSYFTYYVIKPKGSTTSYGTLIDPQRPIPEALVVTGEDGKPIKLASLRGRWLMISVDSSACDKPCVTKLYFMRQVRATQAGERERIVNVFLRTDPGKVPDVVDNAYKDTEMLIADPKEVSAWLPADQGTQITDHIYMVDPNGNLMMRFPKDANPSKIKGDVTKLLRNSGIG; this comes from the coding sequence GTGTCGACGCAAAACCCCCGTTCGCAGCAAACCGGACAGCGACGCGCGCATGGCGAGCAAAATAAGGTTCCGGGTCAACCGAACGGCACAGGCTCGTGGCAGCGCGGCCGCTGGATGCTGCTGCTGATCGCGCTGGTCTGCGCGGCGCCCGTCATCGGGTCGTATTTCACGTATTACGTCATCAAGCCGAAGGGCAGCACGACGAGCTACGGCACGCTGATCGATCCGCAACGCCCGATCCCCGAAGCGCTCGTCGTCACAGGCGAGGACGGCAAGCCGATCAAGCTCGCATCGTTGCGCGGCCGCTGGTTGATGATTTCCGTCGACAGCAGCGCGTGTGACAAGCCTTGCGTGACGAAGCTGTATTTCATGCGCCAGGTGCGCGCCACGCAGGCGGGCGAACGCGAGCGCATCGTCAACGTGTTTCTTCGCACGGATCCCGGCAAGGTGCCCGACGTCGTCGATAACGCGTACAAGGACACGGAGATGCTGATCGCCGATCCGAAGGAAGTGAGCGCATGGCTGCCCGCCGATCAAGGCACGCAGATCACCGATCACATCTACATGGTCGACCCGAACGGCAACCTGATGATGCGTTTCCCGAAAGACGCAAACCCGAGCAAGATCAAGGGCGATGTCACGAAACTGCTCAGAAATTCGGGTATCGGCTAA
- a CDS encoding COX15/CtaA family protein — translation MFVLQLGLIGLCIALLPLSYVWVKADDNKFRKLVWVTTFLTLDLVMFGGFTRLTDSGLGCPDWPGCYGTSSPFIAHAAINAAYHAMPSGPVSMTKAWIEMIHRYFAMAIGVLIVAQTVIAWVARIKRRPLHVSPWWPTALLLLILVQGAFGAWTVTMKLQPVIVTIHLLLGLALLGTLGWLAARQTPLPAYEPQASQWRVAALFGLALLIVQIALGGWVSTNYAVLACTDFPTCNGQWLPPMDFEHGFHLWRALGMTGDGDVITQDALVAIHWTHRTFAFVVVAYLLWFALKMRRFESLRRPANGVLLVIVIQFVTGLSNIVLQWPLPIAVAHNGGAAILLLLLVMLNFRIAYSRPGRATVPARDAAPA, via the coding sequence ATGTTCGTATTGCAACTGGGACTGATCGGGCTGTGCATTGCGCTGCTGCCGCTGTCGTACGTGTGGGTGAAAGCCGACGACAACAAGTTTCGCAAGCTGGTCTGGGTCACCACCTTTCTGACGCTCGATCTCGTGATGTTCGGCGGCTTCACGCGCCTGACCGACTCGGGCCTCGGCTGTCCGGACTGGCCGGGCTGCTACGGCACGTCGTCGCCCTTCATCGCGCACGCGGCGATCAATGCCGCGTATCACGCGATGCCGTCCGGCCCCGTCAGCATGACGAAGGCGTGGATCGAGATGATTCACCGCTACTTCGCGATGGCGATCGGCGTGCTGATCGTCGCGCAGACGGTCATCGCGTGGGTCGCGCGCATCAAGCGCCGTCCGCTGCATGTGTCGCCGTGGTGGCCGACCGCGCTGCTGCTGCTGATCCTCGTGCAGGGCGCGTTCGGCGCGTGGACCGTGACGATGAAGCTGCAACCCGTGATCGTGACGATTCACCTGCTGCTCGGGCTCGCGCTGCTCGGCACGCTCGGCTGGCTCGCCGCACGTCAGACGCCGCTGCCCGCGTACGAGCCGCAAGCGTCGCAGTGGCGTGTCGCAGCGCTGTTCGGCCTTGCGCTGCTGATCGTGCAAATTGCGCTCGGCGGCTGGGTCAGCACGAATTACGCGGTGCTCGCCTGCACCGATTTCCCGACCTGCAACGGCCAGTGGCTTCCGCCGATGGACTTCGAGCACGGCTTCCATCTGTGGCGCGCGCTCGGCATGACGGGCGACGGCGACGTGATCACGCAGGACGCGCTGGTCGCAATCCACTGGACGCATCGCACGTTCGCCTTTGTCGTGGTCGCGTATCTGCTGTGGTTCGCGCTGAAAATGCGCCGCTTCGAGTCGCTGCGGCGGCCCGCAAACGGCGTGCTGCTCGTGATCGTGATCCAGTTCGTCACGGGCCTGTCGAACATCGTTTTGCAATGGCCTTTGCCCATTGCCGTCGCCCATAACGGCGGGGCCGCGATCCTGTTGCTTTTGCTCGTTATGTTAAACTTTCGAATCGCTTATAGCCGTCCCGGCCGCGCCACGGTTCCCGCGCGCGACGCCGCGCCAGCGTGA
- the cyoE gene encoding heme o synthase produces the protein MDSTTLPHSPGSRISQYIALTKPRVTQLAVFCAVIGMFLATPGMVPWTVLIGGAVGIWLLAGAAFAINCLVEQKVDAKMRRTAWRPSARGEITTSQILLFSAVLGGLGMWTLYTFTNALTMWLTIATFVGYAIVYTLLLKPYTPQNIVIGGASGAMPPALGWAAVTGAVPGDAWILVLIIFVWTPPHFWALALYRRKDYENAGLPMLPITHGEQYTRLHILLYTVILFAVTLMPFISGMSGIVYLASAVLLGAVFLAYAWKIYREYSDDLARKTFRYSIVYLSLLFAALLIDHYARALIGA, from the coding sequence ATGGACAGCACAACTCTCCCCCATTCGCCCGGTAGCCGGATTTCCCAATACATTGCGCTGACAAAACCGCGCGTCACGCAGCTCGCCGTGTTTTGCGCAGTGATCGGCATGTTCCTGGCCACGCCCGGCATGGTGCCGTGGACGGTGCTGATCGGCGGCGCTGTCGGCATCTGGTTGCTGGCGGGCGCTGCGTTCGCGATCAACTGTCTCGTCGAACAGAAAGTCGATGCGAAGATGCGCCGCACCGCGTGGCGTCCTTCGGCGCGCGGCGAGATCACCACTTCACAGATTCTGCTGTTCTCGGCCGTGCTCGGCGGCCTTGGCATGTGGACGCTTTACACGTTCACCAACGCGCTGACCATGTGGCTCACCATCGCCACCTTCGTCGGCTACGCGATCGTCTACACGCTGCTGCTCAAGCCGTATACCCCGCAGAACATCGTGATCGGCGGTGCCTCGGGTGCAATGCCGCCGGCGCTCGGCTGGGCGGCCGTGACGGGCGCCGTGCCCGGCGACGCATGGATTCTCGTGCTGATCATCTTCGTCTGGACGCCGCCGCATTTCTGGGCGCTCGCGCTATATCGCCGTAAAGACTATGAAAACGCCGGCCTGCCGATGCTGCCCATCACGCACGGCGAGCAGTACACGCGTCTGCATATCTTGCTGTACACCGTCATTCTGTTCGCGGTCACGCTGATGCCGTTTATCTCGGGCATGAGCGGAATCGTGTATCTGGCGTCGGCGGTTCTGTTGGGTGCCGTGTTCCTCGCGTATGCGTGGAAGATTTATCGGGAATATTCCGACGACCTCGCGCGTAAAACCTTCCGTTATTCGATTGTTTATCTGTCGCTGCTGTTTGCGGCGCTGTTGATCGACCACTATGCGCGTGCCTTGATCGGCGCGTAA
- a CDS encoding SCO family protein, with translation MLTKRFARAARVALVACALGGAALMSGCGKEQPAFTNVDITGNKQFGADFSLPDSSGKTRSLADYKGKVVVMFFGYTHCPDVCPTTMAELSQALQQLGPEDAKRVQVLFVTVDPERDTPELLAQYVPAFNPTFVGLRPADQEQLTKVTKDFRVYYAKVPGKTPDSYTMDHTAASYVFDTDGKLRLFARDGQGASPWVHDLKLLLG, from the coding sequence ATGCTCACTAAACGGTTCGCGCGCGCGGCGCGCGTTGCTCTCGTCGCGTGCGCGCTCGGCGGCGCGGCACTGATGTCGGGATGCGGGAAGGAACAGCCCGCATTCACGAACGTGGATATCACGGGCAACAAGCAGTTCGGCGCCGACTTCTCGCTGCCGGATTCGAGCGGCAAGACGCGCTCGCTTGCCGATTACAAGGGCAAGGTCGTCGTGATGTTCTTCGGCTATACGCATTGCCCCGACGTCTGCCCGACGACGATGGCCGAGCTTTCGCAAGCGCTGCAGCAACTCGGGCCCGAAGACGCGAAGCGCGTGCAAGTGCTGTTCGTCACCGTCGATCCCGAGCGCGATACGCCCGAACTGCTGGCGCAGTACGTGCCAGCGTTCAATCCGACTTTCGTCGGCCTGCGCCCCGCCGATCAGGAGCAACTGACGAAGGTGACAAAGGACTTCCGCGTCTACTACGCGAAGGTGCCGGGCAAGACGCCCGACAGCTACACGATGGATCACACGGCCGCGAGCTATGTGTTCGACACCGACGGCAAGCTGCGTCTTTTCGCGCGCGACGGACAGGGCGCATCGCCGTGGGTGCACGATCTGAAGCTGTTGCTCGGCTGA
- a CDS encoding YciI family protein → MYVVSLSYTASLDRVDDALEAHRAFLTRQFDAGVFIMAGPKVPRDGGVIIAAGIERSRLDEILASDPFAQQKVARYDVTEFKATRMAPGMNLKVPE, encoded by the coding sequence ATGTATGTCGTCTCCCTCAGCTACACGGCATCGCTCGATCGGGTCGACGATGCACTGGAAGCGCACCGCGCCTTCCTGACGCGTCAGTTCGATGCCGGCGTGTTCATCATGGCAGGGCCGAAGGTGCCGCGCGACGGCGGCGTGATCATCGCGGCGGGTATCGAACGATCGAGACTCGACGAGATCCTCGCAAGCGATCCATTCGCGCAGCAGAAGGTGGCGCGCTACGACGTGACGGAATTCAAGGCGACGCGGATGGCGCCGGGGATGAATCTGAAAGTGCCAGAGTGA
- a CDS encoding methyl-accepting chemotaxis protein — MSLNRKLWLSLVLVWLGLLGVGLWSAVETRSTMLDERKAGMVNLVDAAQGVVSGYYALAQAGKMSQADAQREALARLATMRYGESGYLFVMDSKPVVLMHPTLPQMNGKAVGDFKDPDGKLLYVSIVDAAKATGKGFAEYRGRLPHSEEAVPKISYAVRFAPWDWNIVSGVFVRDIDTAYYANLIEHFIVVLVIGAVISFAMLLIIRNVRGSLGGEPQDAAKLAARIATGDLTQIVSVRANDSSSMMAAMNEMQSRLQRTIGEIRQSAESIASATQQIAAGNGDLSQRTEQQAASLQETAASMEELTATVKQNADNARQASGLANNASEIATKGNEVVSRVISTMTEINDSSRQISDIIGVIEGIAFQTNILALNAAVEAARAGEQGRGFAVVAGEVRSLAQRSATAAKEIKQLIGDSVERVNNGYTLVEQAGTTMSEIMQAVRRVTDIMGEIAAASEEQSSGISQVGRAVTQMDEVTQQNAALVEQAAAAAASLQDQAARLRQTIGTFRVNGGEPAVVAARTVTAAEKKVTRLAAAKPLAKPTAVAATTTAPPKAASEATAREASSPAAKPAAAPRAAKAASSDDDWTTF, encoded by the coding sequence ATGAGTCTGAACCGCAAGCTGTGGTTATCGCTTGTGCTCGTATGGCTGGGTCTGCTGGGCGTCGGATTGTGGAGCGCGGTAGAAACCCGCTCGACGATGCTCGACGAACGCAAGGCCGGCATGGTGAACCTCGTCGATGCAGCACAAGGCGTCGTAAGCGGCTACTACGCGCTCGCGCAGGCCGGCAAGATGAGCCAGGCAGATGCGCAGCGCGAAGCACTCGCGCGTCTCGCGACGATGCGCTACGGTGAGTCCGGTTATCTGTTCGTGATGGATTCGAAGCCCGTCGTGCTGATGCACCCGACCTTGCCGCAGATGAACGGCAAGGCGGTGGGCGACTTCAAGGACCCGGACGGCAAGTTGCTGTACGTGTCGATCGTCGATGCGGCGAAGGCGACGGGCAAGGGCTTCGCTGAATATCGCGGGCGTCTGCCGCACAGCGAAGAGGCCGTGCCGAAAATCAGCTATGCGGTGCGCTTCGCGCCTTGGGACTGGAACATCGTCAGCGGCGTGTTCGTGCGCGACATCGATACCGCTTACTACGCGAACCTGATCGAGCATTTCATCGTCGTGCTGGTGATCGGCGCGGTGATTTCGTTCGCGATGCTGCTGATCATCCGCAATGTGCGCGGCAGCCTCGGCGGCGAGCCGCAGGATGCCGCGAAGCTCGCAGCGCGGATCGCGACGGGCGACCTCACGCAGATCGTGTCCGTGCGCGCGAACGATTCGTCGAGCATGATGGCCGCGATGAACGAGATGCAGAGCCGCTTGCAGCGCACGATCGGCGAGATTCGCCAGTCGGCGGAGTCGATTGCGTCGGCGACGCAGCAGATCGCGGCAGGCAACGGCGATCTGTCGCAGCGCACGGAACAGCAGGCGGCGTCGTTGCAGGAAACGGCGGCGAGCATGGAAGAGCTGACGGCGACCGTCAAGCAGAACGCCGACAACGCGCGTCAGGCGAGTGGTCTTGCGAACAACGCGTCGGAGATCGCGACGAAGGGCAACGAGGTCGTGAGCCGCGTGATCAGCACGATGACGGAGATCAACGACAGCTCGCGGCAGATCTCCGACATCATCGGCGTGATCGAGGGCATCGCGTTCCAGACGAACATTCTCGCGCTGAACGCGGCCGTCGAAGCGGCGCGCGCGGGCGAGCAGGGGCGTGGCTTCGCCGTGGTTGCAGGCGAAGTGCGCAGCCTTGCACAACGCTCGGCGACGGCGGCTAAGGAAATCAAGCAACTGATCGGCGATTCCGTCGAGCGCGTCAACAACGGCTACACGCTCGTCGAGCAGGCCGGCACGACGATGAGCGAGATCATGCAGGCGGTGCGCCGCGTGACGGACATCATGGGTGAGATCGCGGCGGCGTCGGAAGAGCAGAGCAGCGGCATTTCGCAGGTCGGACGTGCCGTCACGCAAATGGACGAGGTCACGCAGCAGAACGCGGCGCTGGTCGAGCAGGCCGCTGCTGCGGCTGCGTCGTTGCAGGATCAGGCCGCGCGTTTGCGTCAGACGATCGGCACGTTTCGGGTGAATGGCGGCGAGCCGGCCGTCGTTGCTGCGAGGACGGTGACAGCGGCTGAAAAGAAGGTGACCCGCCTGGCGGCGGCAAAGCCTCTCGCGAAACCGACGGCGGTTGCCGCTACGACCACCGCGCCCCCGAAAGCGGCGTCCGAAGCGACGGCGCGCGAAGCATCGAGCCCGGCAGCCAAGCCGGCCGCGGCACCGCGCGCGGCGAAGGCGGCGTCATCGGATGACGATTGGACTACGTTTTAG